Proteins encoded in a region of the Megalops cyprinoides isolate fMegCyp1 chromosome 3, fMegCyp1.pri, whole genome shotgun sequence genome:
- the omgb gene encoding oligodendrocyte-myelin glycoprotein: MKTTRRAVTMSPWGQLPCALLLLLFWARVLAICPPMCTCTRSHRVVDCSGRSLSQLPDSLQHNIRTLNLSHNRLQDLDGLLSHFAHLRTLDVSHNRLSRLPPDLPRALWELLASGNRLRLLDKNHTAYQWNLRALDLSANELERVVFINNTLPALRFLNLSHNRFWTVPTNMPHNLEMVDLSHNFLVQILPGSLDRLHRLARFYLHGNRFAVVSERAFERLDGLQLVTLDDNPWACEDEENITGLLAWMHQTPARVQGCPCHTRRVCGEARPGPTGGWHFASYTQAPLGTYARDVGRLPARSVTSGYLSEPVPPNLPGGHSDPDPDSDSAFLDGAVPDDNGTFPSVPAGHLLFEGGFTTVSTTTSTTPRSRSVKKGKSEGARSTNPGPRACAPDMALLNLLLTTALLQVF, from the exons ATGAAGACGACCAG GAGAGCCGTGACAATGTCCCCCTGGGGCCAGCTGCCCTgcgcgctgctgctgctgctgttttgggcACGCGTGCTGGCCATCTGCCCGCCGATGTGCACCTGCACCCGCAGCCACAGAGTGGTGGACTGCTCGGGGCGCAGTCTGAGCCAGCTGCCCGACAGCCTGCAGCACAACATCCGCACCCTCAACCTGTCCCACAACCGCCTGCAGGACCTGGACGGCCTGCTCAGCCACTTCGCCCACCTGCGCACGCTCGACGTCTCCCACAACCGGCTGTCGCGGCTGCCCCCGGACCTGCCCCGCGCCCTCTGGGAGCTGCTGGCCTCGGGCAACAGGCTCCGGCTGCTGGACAAGAACCACACGGCCTACCAGTGGAACCTGCGGGCGCTGGACCTGTCGGCCAACGAGCTGGAGCGCGTGGTGTTCATCAACAACACGCTGCCGGCGCTGCGCTTCCTAAACCTCAGCCATAACCGCTTCTGGACCGTGCCCACCAACATGCCGCATAACCTGGAGATGGTGGACCTCTCGCACAACTTCCTGGTGCAGATCCTGCCGGGCTCACTGGACCGGCTGCACCGGCTGGCCCGCTTCTACCTGCACGGGAACCGCTTCGCCGTGGTGAGCGAGCGCGCCTTTGAGCGGCTCGACGGCCTGCAGCTCGTCACCCTCGACGACAACCCCTGGGCCTGCGAGGACGAGGAGAACATCACCGGCCTGCTGGCCTGGATGCACCAGACGCCCGCCCGCGTGCAGGGCTGCCCCTGCCACACCCGCCGCGTGTGCGGGGAGGCCCGCCCTGGCCCGACCGGGGGGTGGCACTTCGCCTCCTACACCCAGGCCCCGCTGGGAACCTATGCCCGGGACGTTGGCCGCCTGCCCGCGAGATCCGTCACCTCGGGGTACCTGTCCGAGCCCGTGCCGCCCAACCTCCCCGGCGGCCACTCTGACCCCGACCCCGACTCCGACTCCGCCTTCCTTGATGGCGCTGTCCCTGACGACAACGGCACCTTCCCCTCTGTACCGGCGGGCCACCTCCTGTTCGAGGGCGGCTTCACCACCGTCAGCACCACCACGAGCACAACGCCCCGCTCCCGGAGCGTCAAAAAGGGCAAATCGGAGGGCGCTCGAAGCACAAACCCGGGGCCCAGGGCCTGCGCTCCAGACATGGCCCTTTTGAACCTTTTGCTAACGACTGCCCTCTTACAAGTGTTctga